One Chitinophaga varians DNA segment encodes these proteins:
- a CDS encoding energy transducer TonB — protein MDSAKVLKSDFLDILFEGRNKDYGAYDLRRKYNARVRNAILGTVSLFVVFFLAYIITNYVKASEGDNNKKPVIQEIKMEDVKLPDDPKTPPPPPPPPAPPPPVKPSVQFTPPVIKKDNEVPPDEEPPKQADIKEKSISTKTVEGDPNGIDAGLLEDSKGTGVVEAPPAPAKEEIFTFVEQPPTFPGGEDALAKYLSKNIRYPRVAQENGISGTVFVQFVVDSEGNIKDVKTVGAAKGGGLEEEAVRVVRTMPKWKAGKQNGRQVSVQFNLPIRFTLQE, from the coding sequence ATGGATTCAGCTAAAGTCTTAAAGTCCGATTTTCTTGATATCCTGTTTGAAGGCAGGAACAAGGATTATGGGGCTTATGATCTGAGGAGAAAGTATAACGCGCGGGTGCGGAATGCCATTCTGGGTACCGTGTCTTTGTTCGTCGTGTTCTTCCTGGCTTATATCATCACCAACTACGTAAAAGCTTCTGAAGGTGACAACAACAAGAAGCCGGTGATCCAGGAGATCAAGATGGAAGACGTGAAACTTCCGGATGATCCGAAAACGCCGCCACCGCCTCCTCCGCCGCCGGCACCACCGCCGCCGGTTAAACCTTCAGTGCAGTTCACTCCTCCGGTGATCAAGAAAGATAACGAAGTACCACCGGACGAAGAACCGCCAAAACAGGCAGATATTAAAGAAAAATCCATCAGCACTAAAACTGTGGAAGGTGACCCGAACGGTATCGATGCGGGCCTGCTGGAAGACAGTAAAGGTACTGGTGTGGTAGAAGCGCCACCTGCTCCTGCAAAAGAAGAGATCTTCACTTTCGTAGAGCAGCCTCCTACCTTCCCGGGTGGTGAGGACGCACTGGCCAAATACCTGAGCAAAAACATCCGTTACCCACGCGTTGCGCAGGAAAACGGCATCTCCGGTACTGTATTCGTACAGTTCGTAGTTGACTCAGAAGGTAACATCAAAGATGTGAAAACAGTAGGCGCTGCAAAAGGTGGCGGTCTGGAAGAAGAAGCTGTCCGCGTGGTAAGAACCATGCCTAAATGGAAAGCTGGTAAGCAAAACGGCCGCCAGGTTTCTGTACAGTTCAACCTCCCGATCCGCTTTACACTGCAAGAGTAG
- a CDS encoding zinc-dependent metalloprotease encodes MYKPRHLKLMLAAAGIACLSTSVSTPAAAQRKKKNATPPTTTAPAKDTTAKPPMIKPGPKPAVKPFAEVINDKATADSGLFNVYKQDDRYFFEIADSLLGRDVLVVNRISKSAAGLRAQMMGFSGDIIGENVIRFEKGPNNRIFLKNISYSEVSKDSTQPMFTAVMNSNLQPIVAAFDIKAFSKSGHGSVIDLTEYIAGDNDILFFDGMIKSMLKLGGAQPDKSYISDVRSYPMNTEIKTVKTYSRMGGPAAPGMPPAPGGFATVELNSSMVLLPAVPMKPRYFDPRVGFFTTGVTDFDADPQGVKRLQMITRWRLEPKPEDMEKYKRGELVEPQKPIVFYIDPATPAKWRKYLIMGVNDWQSAFEEAGFKNAIIAKMAPTKAEDSTWSIEDARFSAIVYKPSEVPNASGPHIHDPRSGEILESHINWYHNVMRLLRNWYFVQASPNDPRARNMQFSDELMGDLIRFVSSHEVGHTLGLRHNFGSSSTYPVEKLRDKEWVKKNGHAASIMDYARFNYVAQPGDGISGADLYPRINYYDKWAIQWGYQLLPDAKTPEAETPVLNKMTVEKLKDKKYWFGTESNPNDPRSQNEDLGDNAMKASTYGIKNLQRIMPNLLAWTRVNNEGYTNLSELYKEVVSQFGRYMGHVTKNVGGIYETPKTVEQEGAVYEYVPKATQKEAVQFLSQQLFTTPKWLVNQDLLSRIGGDGTALVMSTQAPVLGRLLSVNTLNKLSAGEAALGAAAYQPLEMLNDLKKAIFTEVYAHQAVDNYRRNLQRTYVDNLTGMLAPAAPSPIPGFGAPDASRSDAAGIARAQLSSLRTDLRAAAASGDAMTRNHYQDLIARISKALDPK; translated from the coding sequence ATGTACAAACCACGCCACCTGAAACTGATGCTCGCAGCGGCCGGTATCGCCTGCCTCAGCACATCCGTTTCTACCCCCGCTGCGGCCCAGCGGAAAAAGAAAAACGCCACACCGCCAACTACTACCGCCCCGGCTAAAGACACTACCGCCAAACCTCCCATGATCAAACCGGGCCCCAAACCCGCTGTCAAACCCTTCGCGGAAGTTATCAACGATAAAGCCACTGCAGATTCCGGACTGTTCAATGTGTACAAACAGGATGACCGCTACTTCTTCGAAATAGCCGACTCCCTCCTCGGCAGAGACGTACTCGTAGTCAACAGGATCTCCAAATCCGCCGCAGGCCTGCGCGCGCAAATGATGGGCTTCTCCGGAGACATCATCGGCGAAAACGTGATCCGCTTCGAAAAAGGACCTAACAACCGCATCTTCCTTAAAAATATCTCCTACTCGGAAGTATCAAAAGACTCTACACAGCCCATGTTCACCGCTGTGATGAACTCCAACCTCCAGCCTATCGTAGCAGCTTTTGATATCAAAGCATTCTCTAAATCAGGCCACGGCAGCGTAATCGATCTCACGGAATATATCGCCGGCGATAACGATATCCTCTTCTTCGACGGCATGATAAAAAGCATGCTGAAGCTCGGTGGCGCTCAACCGGATAAATCCTACATCTCCGATGTAAGGTCCTATCCCATGAACACTGAAATCAAAACCGTTAAAACATATTCCCGCATGGGAGGCCCGGCTGCCCCTGGTATGCCGCCCGCTCCGGGAGGCTTCGCTACTGTTGAGCTCAACAGCTCCATGGTCCTGCTCCCCGCCGTTCCCATGAAACCACGCTACTTCGATCCCCGTGTAGGCTTCTTCACCACCGGTGTGACAGACTTCGACGCCGATCCGCAAGGCGTGAAAAGACTCCAGATGATCACCCGCTGGCGCCTCGAACCCAAACCGGAAGACATGGAAAAATATAAACGCGGTGAACTCGTGGAACCACAGAAACCTATCGTGTTCTATATTGATCCGGCTACTCCGGCCAAATGGCGTAAATATCTTATCATGGGTGTCAATGACTGGCAGTCCGCCTTCGAGGAAGCTGGCTTCAAAAATGCCATCATCGCTAAAATGGCCCCCACCAAAGCGGAAGACTCCACCTGGTCCATCGAGGATGCCCGCTTCTCCGCCATCGTATACAAACCGTCTGAAGTGCCCAACGCCAGCGGCCCCCATATTCACGATCCCCGCTCCGGCGAAATCCTGGAAAGCCATATCAACTGGTACCACAACGTGATGCGCCTGCTGCGTAACTGGTACTTTGTACAGGCTTCCCCTAACGACCCTCGTGCCCGCAACATGCAGTTCAGCGATGAACTGATGGGCGATCTCATCCGCTTCGTTTCTTCACATGAAGTAGGCCACACTCTCGGCCTCCGTCATAACTTCGGCTCCAGCTCTACTTATCCAGTGGAAAAACTACGCGATAAAGAATGGGTGAAAAAGAACGGCCATGCTGCTTCTATCATGGACTACGCCCGCTTCAACTACGTGGCGCAACCAGGTGACGGCATCTCCGGGGCCGATCTTTACCCACGTATCAACTATTACGATAAATGGGCTATCCAATGGGGATATCAGTTGCTGCCCGATGCTAAAACACCGGAAGCAGAAACACCGGTCCTCAATAAAATGACAGTGGAAAAACTGAAGGATAAAAAATACTGGTTCGGTACCGAATCCAATCCTAACGATCCGCGCTCACAAAATGAAGACCTCGGCGACAATGCCATGAAAGCCAGCACCTATGGTATCAAAAACCTGCAGCGCATCATGCCTAACCTCCTCGCCTGGACACGCGTCAATAACGAAGGATACACCAACCTCTCTGAACTGTATAAAGAAGTGGTTTCCCAGTTCGGCCGCTACATGGGCCATGTTACCAAAAATGTGGGCGGTATCTACGAAACACCTAAAACAGTAGAACAGGAAGGCGCTGTATACGAATACGTTCCAAAAGCCACGCAGAAAGAAGCGGTCCAGTTCCTCTCCCAGCAACTGTTTACCACGCCTAAATGGCTGGTCAACCAGGACCTCCTCAGCCGCATCGGCGGCGACGGTACAGCACTGGTCATGTCCACACAGGCGCCGGTTCTCGGCAGACTGCTCTCTGTTAATACACTCAATAAACTGAGCGCAGGCGAAGCCGCCCTGGGCGCTGCTGCCTACCAGCCACTGGAAATGCTCAACGACCTGAAGAAAGCCATCTTCACGGAAGTATATGCGCACCAGGCGGTAGACAACTATCGCCGCAACCTGCAACGTACTTATGTTGACAACCTGACGGGTATGCTGGCCCCTGCTGCACCAAGCCCGATCCCTGGTTTTGGCGCTCCTGACGCGTCCCGCTCAGATGCTGCCGGTATCGCCCGCGCACAACTTTCCTCGCTCAGAACTGACCTCCGTGCGGCTGCCGCCTCCGGTGATGCGATGACCCGCAATCACTATCAGGACCTCATCGCACGTATTTCCAAAGCGCTGGACCCTAAATAA
- the mnmE gene encoding tRNA uridine-5-carboxymethylaminomethyl(34) synthesis GTPase MnmE produces the protein MLGKLTGFDDTIVAVATAPGLGAIAVIRLSGSQAFPICNTLFPGKDLLLQASHTLHFGSLVHNGHVIDEVVVSLYKGPRSYTGEDVIEISCHGSPYIQQQIIEATIAAGARLAKPGEFTQRAFLNGKLDLTQAESVADLIASNSAASHQTAMQQMRGGFSKELHTLREQLITFSALIELELDFSQEDVEFADRTRLYELVTNAATTIRHLIDSFRMGNVIKNGVNTAIVGKPNAGKSTLLNTLLNENRAIVSDIAGTTRDTIEEVLNIDGILFRLIDTAGIRDSADTIETIGVQKTMEKIREAGVVVYLFDVNELSAEDIRQQVQSFEADNINFLLVGNKTDVTGEAATRAKFDGLPILFISAKNHEHIQDLKDKLVQKVMAGDINTEDTIITNARHHAALQEVQQSLLDVKNGMDNGLPGDLLALDIRRALHYLGEITGEVTNEDRLDYIFSKFCIGK, from the coding sequence ATGCTGGGAAAATTAACAGGATTTGATGACACCATTGTGGCAGTCGCCACCGCGCCGGGACTTGGCGCTATCGCCGTTATCAGGCTTAGCGGCAGTCAGGCATTTCCTATCTGCAACACCCTCTTCCCTGGTAAAGACCTGCTGCTGCAGGCCAGCCATACCCTCCATTTCGGCAGCCTCGTACATAACGGTCACGTGATCGATGAAGTAGTGGTCAGCCTCTATAAAGGGCCCCGTTCCTATACCGGAGAAGATGTTATAGAGATCTCCTGCCACGGTTCGCCCTATATACAACAACAAATCATCGAAGCCACCATCGCAGCAGGCGCCCGTCTCGCCAAACCCGGCGAGTTTACCCAGCGCGCCTTCCTCAACGGGAAACTGGACCTCACACAGGCCGAGTCCGTAGCCGACCTGATCGCCAGCAATTCCGCTGCCTCCCATCAGACAGCGATGCAGCAGATGCGCGGCGGCTTCTCCAAAGAATTGCACACCCTTCGCGAACAACTCATCACCTTCTCTGCGCTTATTGAACTGGAGCTGGACTTCAGCCAGGAAGATGTGGAATTTGCCGACAGGACCCGCCTGTATGAACTGGTGACCAACGCCGCCACCACTATCCGCCATCTCATCGACTCCTTCCGTATGGGCAACGTCATCAAAAATGGCGTCAACACCGCTATCGTTGGGAAACCTAACGCCGGCAAATCGACCTTGCTCAATACACTTCTTAATGAGAACAGGGCCATCGTCAGCGATATCGCCGGTACCACCCGCGACACCATCGAGGAAGTCCTCAATATCGACGGCATCCTCTTCCGCCTTATCGATACCGCCGGTATCCGCGACAGCGCCGATACCATCGAAACCATCGGCGTACAAAAAACCATGGAGAAAATCCGTGAAGCCGGTGTGGTAGTCTACCTCTTCGACGTCAACGAACTCTCCGCCGAAGATATCCGGCAACAGGTGCAGTCTTTCGAAGCAGACAATATCAACTTCCTCCTCGTCGGCAATAAAACTGATGTCACCGGAGAAGCCGCTACCCGCGCCAAATTCGACGGCCTTCCCATCCTTTTTATCTCCGCCAAAAACCATGAACATATCCAGGACCTGAAAGATAAACTGGTGCAGAAAGTGATGGCAGGCGATATCAATACAGAAGATACCATCATCACCAATGCCCGGCACCATGCCGCCTTGCAGGAAGTGCAACAGTCACTGCTGGATGTGAAAAACGGGATGGACAACGGGCTGCCAGGAGACCTGCTGGCACTGGACATACGACGCGCACTTCATTATCTTGGTGAAATCACCGGGGAAGTGACGAATGAAGACAGGCTGGATTATATTTTCAGTAAGTTTTGTATCGGAAAGTAA
- a CDS encoding ExbD/TolR family protein: protein MPKVKMPRKSTAIDMTAMCDVAFLLLTFFMLATKFKPDEPVTVVTPSSINTTLLPDSDVLLFTVDKDGRVFFSMDGQPKRKKMIEDLNSQFKLGLSDKEMKSFVTGASVGTPLKDLKNYLSLSEDERKKQGLDKGIPTDSANNELKTWIEYGMAAQEGSINKVKYCIKADNATPYPKIKEILETFKQKHIQKLNLVTNLKAAPQGTAAWQEEQAGGKKKE from the coding sequence ATGCCTAAAGTTAAAATGCCCAGGAAAAGCACGGCTATTGACATGACAGCAATGTGTGATGTGGCTTTTCTGCTCTTAACTTTCTTTATGCTGGCAACGAAGTTCAAACCGGACGAACCGGTAACGGTAGTTACCCCGTCTTCTATCAACACTACTCTTTTACCTGATTCTGATGTGTTATTATTCACAGTAGATAAGGACGGCAGGGTGTTTTTCAGCATGGACGGCCAGCCCAAAAGAAAAAAAATGATCGAGGACCTGAACTCACAGTTCAAGCTTGGTCTGTCTGACAAAGAAATGAAAAGCTTTGTCACCGGCGCCAGCGTTGGTACTCCGCTCAAAGACCTGAAAAATTACCTGTCTCTTTCTGAAGACGAGCGTAAGAAACAAGGTCTGGATAAGGGAATCCCTACTGATTCCGCTAACAATGAATTAAAGACCTGGATTGAGTACGGCATGGCTGCGCAGGAAGGTAGCATCAACAAGGTGAAATACTGTATCAAAGCAGACAACGCCACTCCTTATCCCAAGATCAAGGAAATTCTGGAAACGTTCAAACAGAAACATATCCAGAAGCTCAACCTGGTAACAAATCTGAAAGCAGCCCCTCAAGGTACTGCCGCATGGCAGGAAGAGCAGGCTGGCGGTAAGAAGAAAGAGTAG
- a CDS encoding DJ-1/PfpI family protein has protein sequence MKNNKVTYCILLITAMTTIWLFHACAPVREFTRWKTFNGPSTFSDQRPGFDSTKKTVLLIADNEGTEIFDLMAPYYLFSATGMLNVYVVAPKKEPIIMRKGLFLLPHFSFDEFDSTGINARVIVIPNLSAMDARHQNPAIINWIKKHYHDTTIMLSVCDGALTAAATGIYDGKPLTAHASDFNAIRKQYDKPLWVNNIRVTHSGNLYSTAGVSNATDGALSIIDTLFGRQTMLRVSQLIHHAPPAEQMAHKSIPISFSNKITIGRKVLFGKNRQVGVLLQDGANELELAAILDTYNRTFPKSLESVALKSSITTAYGLTLLPTTSLDKFHPDELHVLNPDKLPAKITSLVDRSVVVSYDRQQPLYIIDACLDRINRQYGYSYTDVVKRLLDYN, from the coding sequence GTGAAAAATAATAAAGTGACTTACTGCATCCTCCTGATTACTGCTATGACCACGATCTGGCTTTTTCACGCCTGTGCCCCTGTCCGGGAGTTTACGAGATGGAAAACATTTAATGGTCCTTCCACTTTCAGCGACCAACGTCCGGGCTTTGACTCCACCAAAAAGACTGTATTACTTATCGCAGATAATGAGGGAACTGAGATCTTCGACCTGATGGCACCATATTACCTGTTCAGCGCCACCGGGATGTTAAATGTGTATGTTGTCGCCCCCAAAAAAGAGCCGATTATCATGCGAAAGGGGCTTTTTCTCCTGCCTCATTTTTCCTTCGATGAATTCGATTCCACCGGCATCAATGCCCGGGTGATCGTTATTCCTAATTTGTCTGCGATGGATGCCCGCCATCAAAATCCAGCGATTATTAATTGGATCAAAAAACATTATCATGATACCACGATCATGCTTTCTGTTTGCGATGGCGCGTTGACAGCGGCGGCCACCGGTATTTATGATGGTAAGCCGCTTACTGCCCATGCATCTGATTTCAATGCTATCCGAAAGCAATATGATAAGCCGTTATGGGTTAACAATATTCGGGTAACTCATAGCGGAAACTTATACAGCACTGCGGGGGTCTCTAACGCTACTGACGGCGCGTTGTCCATCATTGACACCCTTTTCGGTCGTCAAACGATGTTACGGGTAAGCCAGTTAATCCACCACGCCCCGCCTGCTGAACAAATGGCACATAAGAGTATTCCCATTAGTTTCAGTAATAAAATAACCATCGGCAGAAAAGTTCTGTTTGGAAAGAACAGACAGGTCGGAGTATTATTACAGGATGGTGCAAATGAGCTGGAGCTGGCTGCAATATTAGATACGTATAACCGGACCTTTCCTAAATCGCTGGAAAGTGTAGCGTTGAAAAGTAGTATTACCACAGCCTATGGGCTCACGTTATTACCCACTACCAGTCTGGATAAATTTCATCCGGATGAACTCCATGTTTTAAACCCGGATAAACTTCCAGCGAAAATCACGTCTTTAGTTGATCGTTCGGTAGTGGTCAGTTATGACCGGCAGCAGCCTTTGTATATTATTGACGCTTGTCTGGACCGGATTAACCGGCAATATGGGTACAGTTACACCGACGTGGTGAAACGTTTGCTCGATTATAATTGA
- a CDS encoding GlxA family transcriptional regulator, whose protein sequence is MTKKIAFILPPLVELLDLAGPAQVFREASLMGVEIDIAFYAIDQQHDTAVGLPLGKIRNYRKAILGKGDFLFIPGFYFEGLKRRPDIEASFFRWLSDCAAREVNICSVCNAAFILGSAGLLDGRDCTTHWRSTDLLQNMFPKARVLTNVLFVKSGNIYTSAGISSGIDMALSILEEWQGPLLANQVSRGLVIYHRRGAKHSQQHVYLDYRNHINPKIHQLQDYMISHLDQSLTVERLSDLFNSSPRNLTRIFKEATGITINEYLTRLRLEKALTLRNNPEYTMTKIASECGFKSARQLQRIQKKHRKSEK, encoded by the coding sequence ATGACTAAAAAAATTGCTTTTATCCTGCCTCCGCTTGTGGAGCTCTTAGATCTGGCGGGGCCCGCCCAGGTATTCAGGGAAGCTAGTCTGATGGGCGTTGAAATTGACATAGCATTTTATGCTATAGACCAGCAACACGATACCGCCGTGGGGTTGCCTTTGGGAAAAATCAGGAATTACCGGAAAGCGATACTGGGGAAAGGTGATTTTCTTTTCATTCCCGGGTTCTATTTTGAAGGCCTGAAAAGACGCCCTGACATTGAAGCTTCCTTCTTTCGCTGGCTAAGCGATTGTGCCGCCCGGGAGGTTAATATCTGCTCGGTATGCAATGCGGCCTTCATCCTGGGCAGCGCCGGATTACTGGACGGCCGTGACTGTACCACTCACTGGAGGAGCACGGACCTCCTGCAAAACATGTTCCCTAAAGCCCGTGTACTGACCAATGTGTTGTTCGTCAAAAGCGGAAATATCTATACCAGTGCGGGCATCAGCTCCGGAATTGATATGGCCTTGTCCATCCTGGAAGAATGGCAGGGGCCATTACTGGCTAATCAGGTCTCCAGGGGATTAGTGATATATCACCGTAGAGGCGCTAAACATAGCCAACAGCACGTCTACCTGGATTACAGGAATCACATCAACCCAAAGATTCACCAGCTGCAGGATTATATGATCAGCCATCTGGACCAGTCCCTGACAGTAGAGCGGTTGTCAGACCTTTTTAACAGCAGCCCCAGAAACCTCACCAGGATTTTTAAAGAAGCCACAGGCATAACAATCAACGAATATCTTACCCGTCTTCGGCTCGAAAAAGCGCTCACCCTTCGTAATAATCCTGAATACACCATGACTAAAATAGCCTCGGAATGCGGATTCAAATCTGCCCGGCAATTACAAAGAATACAAAAAAAACATCGCAAAAGTGAAAAATAA
- a CDS encoding LacI family DNA-binding transcriptional regulator, whose protein sequence is MKERTNKITIYDIAQKLNLSASTVSRALQNNPLINEETREKIQATAMDMGYVPNWIASSLRKKRSNIIGLIVPRTSMYFQSTAISGIQHEAHKYGFSIVIGQSDETVAMEKELAHTFYSLRVDGLLAVASMFTTNFDHFSPFIKNNIPLVFYDRVPVDFPGYSITGDDFKGGFLATEHLIKQGCKRIAHFSGQLTCNLYQQRLSGYKEALAKYNIPYDEQLVYIHNLTMDAAGQAARELFDKGNLPDGLFAANDSSAVAFIQEANKRNIAVPGQIKVVGYSNDLSSRIISPSLTTIEQSGYNMGQKAVETIVKLINHEENSKVTKNFVFPVELIQRESTMVQKN, encoded by the coding sequence GTGAAAGAGCGTACCAATAAAATAACGATATACGACATTGCTCAGAAACTGAATTTGTCCGCGTCCACGGTGTCACGCGCTTTGCAGAACAATCCGCTGATCAACGAGGAAACCCGGGAAAAAATTCAGGCGACAGCCATGGATATGGGCTATGTGCCCAACTGGATAGCATCCAGCCTGCGTAAAAAACGCTCCAACATCATCGGGCTGATCGTACCACGTACCTCCATGTACTTCCAAAGTACCGCCATCAGCGGTATCCAGCATGAAGCACACAAGTACGGCTTTAGTATCGTAATCGGTCAATCCGATGAAACAGTGGCCATGGAAAAGGAACTGGCGCACACCTTCTACTCTCTCAGGGTAGACGGCTTGCTGGCGGTAGCTTCCATGTTCACCACCAACTTCGACCACTTCAGCCCTTTTATAAAAAACAATATTCCCCTTGTATTCTACGATCGCGTACCGGTAGACTTTCCAGGCTACAGCATCACCGGCGATGACTTTAAAGGCGGCTTCCTGGCCACGGAACACCTGATCAAACAGGGCTGTAAAAGGATTGCGCACTTCTCCGGCCAGCTTACCTGTAACCTTTACCAGCAAAGACTTTCAGGATACAAAGAAGCGCTTGCCAAATACAACATCCCCTATGATGAACAACTGGTATACATCCATAACCTTACCATGGATGCCGCTGGTCAGGCCGCAAGGGAGTTATTTGATAAAGGAAACCTGCCCGACGGGTTGTTTGCTGCCAACGACAGCTCTGCTGTAGCTTTTATCCAGGAAGCCAACAAACGGAACATTGCCGTTCCCGGGCAAATAAAGGTGGTAGGATACTCGAATGACCTCTCCTCCCGTATTATCTCCCCTTCGCTCACAACAATCGAACAATCGGGCTATAACATGGGTCAAAAGGCAGTGGAGACCATCGTGAAACTAATCAACCATGAAGAGAACAGTAAGGTCACCAAAAACTTTGTTTTTCCGGTAGAACTTATCCAGCGGGAATCAACCATGGTCCAAAAGAACTGA
- a CDS encoding MotA/TolQ/ExbB proton channel family protein: MAETKTTVTAATAKASSHQPKKSSNLFAALAVPICLVIGFLFFFFVLGNPANFQGNNPDGHPIDSGIGKWFGTVYKGGYVVPILISVLLVCLTFVIERFLYLSKAKGKFSGSELVRKVQYHLANKNVDAALAECDKQKGSVGNVLKAGLKKYKEMMTNSELDTDQKILTIKNEVEETTALELPMMEKNLVFLSTIASVATLLGLFGTVLGMIKAFSAMSSGGAPDSAQLALGISEALINTALGIGTSAIAIIMYNYFTTNIDGITYAIDESGFTLTQSFAANHK; this comes from the coding sequence ATGGCTGAGACTAAAACAACTGTGACTGCAGCTACAGCTAAGGCTTCTTCTCATCAACCTAAAAAGTCGTCCAACCTGTTCGCGGCGTTGGCTGTGCCTATCTGTTTAGTGATAGGATTTCTGTTTTTCTTTTTTGTATTAGGTAATCCAGCCAACTTCCAAGGTAATAACCCAGATGGTCACCCAATTGATTCTGGTATTGGCAAGTGGTTTGGCACCGTTTACAAAGGTGGATATGTGGTACCTATCCTGATCTCTGTATTGCTCGTTTGTCTGACTTTCGTAATTGAGCGTTTCCTGTACCTGTCTAAAGCTAAAGGTAAATTCAGCGGTTCTGAGCTGGTACGTAAAGTACAATATCACCTGGCTAACAAAAATGTTGACGCAGCTTTAGCTGAGTGTGACAAACAAAAAGGTTCCGTTGGTAACGTACTGAAAGCTGGTCTGAAAAAGTACAAAGAAATGATGACCAACTCTGAGTTGGACACAGATCAGAAAATCCTGACCATTAAAAACGAAGTTGAAGAAACTACCGCTCTGGAACTGCCAATGATGGAAAAGAACCTGGTGTTCCTGTCTACCATTGCTTCCGTAGCAACCCTGCTGGGTCTGTTCGGTACAGTATTGGGTATGATCAAAGCGTTCTCTGCGATGTCTTCCGGTGGTGCACCAGACTCTGCACAGCTGGCGTTAGGTATCTCCGAGGCGTTGATCAACACCGCTCTGGGTATCGGTACTTCCGCTATCGCGATCATCATGTATAACTACTTTACTACCAACATCGATGGCATCACTTATGCTATTGACGAGTCCGGCTTTACTTTAACACAGAGCTTTGCTGCCAACCACAAATAA
- a CDS encoding ExbD/TolR family protein: MAEMDTSSSGGGKKHGGTKSKKQSTRVDMTPMVDLGFLLITFFMLTTTMSKPKTMDLIMPKDTKDEKEQNKVKESTALTILLGKDNRVYYYEGLAQDPNASANPEFFKASSFANKGGIRDEIIKKRDEVSKMRNAKGEPEDVVVIIKADDDATYANFVDILDEMAINRIQRYATVDISDQDKTWIKQTEAANGVK, encoded by the coding sequence ATGGCAGAAATGGATACCAGCAGTAGTGGTGGTGGGAAGAAACACGGTGGAACGAAATCGAAGAAACAATCTACACGCGTAGACATGACTCCGATGGTGGACCTGGGTTTTCTTCTGATTACCTTCTTCATGCTTACCACTACAATGAGCAAGCCCAAAACCATGGACTTGATCATGCCAAAAGATACCAAGGATGAGAAAGAGCAGAACAAAGTAAAAGAAAGTACTGCGCTGACCATCCTGTTGGGAAAAGATAACAGAGTATACTATTACGAAGGTTTGGCACAAGACCCGAATGCATCAGCAAATCCGGAATTCTTCAAAGCAAGTTCCTTTGCCAACAAAGGAGGTATCCGCGATGAGATCATCAAGAAAAGGGATGAAGTGTCCAAAATGAGGAATGCAAAAGGAGAACCAGAAGATGTGGTTGTCATCATCAAAGCTGACGACGACGCAACTTACGCCAACTTCGTGGACATTCTGGACGAGATGGCCATCAACCGCATACAGCGTTATGCGACTGTTGACATCAGCGACCAGGACAAAACATGGATCAAGCAGACAGAAGCTGCTAACGGTGTTAAATAG